From Gadus morhua chromosome 14, gadMor3.0, whole genome shotgun sequence:
GCACATAAGAGGGGAAACAAGAAGGcagcaacaaacaaacagtggcCGTAACAGCATTTCAAGAGATTTCACATTTCATCCAAAATAAGTAGTTtcaaaggggacatattatacaacaaggtgtgagtttgattagccttacaagctgtttcgaaaatctgccctcATGTCATCACtatagtgggcgtgtccacctagatctgtgctggatagatgattTTCGAAActgcttgtaaggctaatcataATCACAACTGGTGGTATAGGCCCAATCCACAcagagccgaaacgggcgaaaacgatccagTTTCGTTATAATGCGtctcaggaatatctccgtaaagacggagtcattgcgaaaccgcatcaagctgtagaaacgctgtagtaaatattcaaggcgctggttctccacagaaaaaagtgaagcgcatcaagcctgcgcgcatacagccaGCGCGatgtacaaacattcagtcacgaggagattcaaccttttaaattgagcagaaatactttttaatgtacagttagtaattcaatttatcaaggggctgtttttaaagctacaaaaataatacaaataaaaaaataataaaaaaaacggggccataatatgtcccctttaagggtTTGCTTCTCCTTTAGTAACACCTCCGGTTACCCTAGTATACAGGCATGCTTATCAGCATGCCTGTATACTCTGCACTATCTTTACTATCTGCATGTATGTTTGGTCTGTCATGTTGTACTTTCTGTCCTATGTTGTTTATTGATGTCTTGCTGCAAACAAAATCGCCCTTAGGGGACAATAAAAAGctttaacttaacttaactagTAAAACCTCGTAACAACTTCCTGTTACCATAGTAACACCTCTTAACAACTCCCTGTTACCATAGTAACACCCCTTAACAACGCCCTGTGACCATTGCGACACCTTCTAAAACATCCATTAGTAAGACCTCTTAACAACACCCTGGTACCATAGTTACAACTCCCTCACACCCTGTTACCATAGCAACATATCTGAACAACAACCTGTTACCATAGTAACAACTCAACAACACCCTGTTACCATAGAAACATTTCCTTAACACCAATCAACATAAGTGTACTCTACAGGGTAGCCCTGATGTTTTGTGTCTTCCAGGTTATGTAAAGACCGGCTCTCTTTGCCTTGCTCAGAATCAAGACCGCTTCTTGTCTCTGAAGCGCCTGGCGTCGAGACTCaggtaagaaagaaaaaatacagGGCAGGTATCACAACTGACCTGATGAGGACTGTTTGGACatgatctctgtctctctgttgctgtctgtctgtctatctctctctgtctctctttattcaattaaaagaaataaaaaagttttattGTCCTGAGAAATAGACATTTGcgttgccaaagcaggtgaacaataaataaaaaggttgggtatatagtattatatatgtataaaacgcaatattataaaaataacaGTATCTCCTATAAACAGataacacaaaaatacatagtATTTAcaatatttctttctttatctctctctctcccaagggTTATGGGCATTAACTGCAGCATTATAAAGCCAAAGGAGATTTCTAAGCTCCACTCTATGGTGAACATCCATGACCTGGTGGGGGCGCTGCACCTCCCCGGAGACGCTGTCGTCTCCCCACCCGATGTCAACCGAGCCTTGGCTGTATCTGCTGCAGGACAAGGTCTGTCTGGGGCTCAAAAGGCTccgtctgattggttgatccgCTGGCAGTGACTAGGCTAAAGTAAACTAAGCAAATCGATTTCaatattatttatacatttgttttttaaataaagacatATTGTCCATAGAAACTGTGGATCCAGCTTTGCTAGGAGAGTTTTGCCCCTGATTGGTCTTGAGGCTCGAGACAATGTGAACTCTATCCACTCTAGCTCCAGCATTAGGCTTACAGCTACATTCAGCTACATCAAGGCTCACCATTGACCACCAGGTCCGGGACTTTTTGACCCAGACCGGACCTAAAAAGACTGCTGTCCCACAGAATCCCTCCCCGAGTCCcacattgcagcattatttattaattttattttctttgctaAAATGATGATACAAGtattattcatatatttgtaGATGAGTTTCttacttaagtgtgtgtgtgtgtgtgtgtgtgtgtgtgtgtgtgtgtgtgtgtgtgtgtgtgtgtgtgtgtacaggcgtTCAGATTCTGGAGAGGACCACTGTTCAGCAGGTCCTGGTGGAGAAAGGTCACGTGACCGCAGTGGAGACGGACCGCGGCCCAATCAGCTGTGAATACTTTGTCAACTGTGCGGGACAGGTGAGCTTCTCATGAGGTTATAATGTGATACTTGAGGTTCTACTGAAGTCCTAGTCTAACATGTTTAGTTTAGTTCTCGTCCGATAGCTTCTAGCGGGGTTTTAGTGTGACAGGGTACGTTCTAGTGATGTTCTTATCTTAGAAACGTTGGTTTCTAATGAGATTCTTGTGTAACGGGTGAGGTTTGCATGTGGTTCCATGGTGACAGGTGAGTTTGTAGTGTGACAGATTGTACTCTTGACAGGTCGTATAAGGACAAGTGAGGTTGTAGTGTGACATTTGCTAGACGGACATGTTCTTCTTTGACAGGTTCCAGTGTGACAGGTTCTTGTCTGATAGGTTATACTGTTAATGGAGTCTTTAAGGGAACATTTTTGGGAGGAGATCGATAGCAgttttggaataataataatataaatataaaaaaaaataataataaagcctGAGAAGATCATAAACTGCCTTGCAGCACTTACCTAATAATATTTAGTCATTTTTGTGCAATTTATTTCATatgaataattaaatataatagtttaattaaaataacatgtataatatataatatatctatcCATATTATATAGGGTTAGGTTTTGGGTTAACCTTAacccatatactgtatataatattGTATACTATATATGCTTAAATGTGTTCCAGTGGGGCTATGAGCTGGGCCAGGCCAGTGAGGTGAAGGTTTCCATTCCTCTTCATGGTTGTGAACATTTCTACCTCCTCAGCAAGCCTCTGAAGCAGCCGCTCCCATCCAACACACCAGGTCTCTCACATCATACGCACCCTCCCCTCTCACTtctatctctttgtctctctctctctctatgcttctctgtctctccgtcttttTATGACTAGTGGTAATGGATCCatgtctatctgtctccctctgtttctaTATCTGTTTCTCTGGTGGTAATggatctatgtctctctgtctctatgtctgtctgtttctctggtGGTGATggatctatgtctctctgtctcgctctgtctctatgtcttgTCTGTTTCTCTAGTGTTTATggatctatgtctctctgtgtccctagTGGTGATggatctatgtctctctgtgtccctagTGGTGATggatctatgtctctctttgtccctaGTGGTGATggatctatgtctctctgtgtccctagTGGTGGTggatctatgtctctctttgtccctaGTGGTGATggatctatgtctctctgtgtccctagTGGTGATggatctatgtctctctgtgtccctagTGGTGATggatctatgtctctctgtgtccctagTGGTGATggatctatgtctctctgtgtccctagTGGTGATggatctatgtctctctgtgtccctagTGGTGATggatctatgtctctctttgtccctaGTGGTGATggatctatgtctctctgtgtccctagTGGTGATggatctatgtctctctgtgtccctagTGGTGATggatctatgtctctctgtgtccctagTGGTGATggatctatgtctctctgtgtccctagTGGTGATggatctatgtctctctgtgtccctagTGGTGATggatctatgtctctctgtgtccctagTGGTGATggatctatgtctctctgtgtccctagTGGTGATggatctatgtctctctgtgtccctagTGGTGATGGATATGGACGGGAGGATCTATGTGCGTCCCTGGCAGGGAGGCGTTCTCTCGGGGGGTTTTGAGAAGAATCCTAAACCGATCTTCACGGAGGGACGGAACCAGCTGGAGGTCCAGAATATGCAGGAGGATTGGGACCACTTCGGTACAGCACATGAGCCCATCGCACCTCTGACCTCGACACTAGGAACAGATCACTGTACTCTACACTGtgagctgacctctgacctctacacTAGGAACAGATCACCGAACTCTACACTGtgagctgacctctgacctctacacTAGGAACAAATCACTGAACTCTACACTGGGAGCTGCCCTCTGACCTCTACACTAGGAACAGATCACTGAACTGTACACTGggagctgacctctgacctctacacTAGGAACAGATCACTGAACTCTACACTGggagctgacctctgacctctacacTAGGAGCTGACCACTACACTAgcatttgacctctgacctttacaCTAGGGGAGATGTCTAACCTTTGACCACTACACTAgtcgctgacctctgacctttaccTCAGTGCTCCTTTAGGGGTGCTATTGCGTATGTAAATGTGCTATTGTATCGATACAGGGTGGTTTATTataacccctcctcctcccactagaACCCATGCTAAGTGCCTTGCTGAGGCGGATGCCACAGCTGGAGTCAGAAGAGATCCAGCAGCTGGTCAACTGTCCAGAGTCCTTCACCCCAGACATGCGCTGCCTGATGGGGGAGACCCCCGGGGTGCATGGTTACTTCGTCCTGGCTGGTATGAACTCCTCTGGCCTGGCACTGGCTGGGGGCGCGGGCAGGTAACACCTCCTCATTTACCCCCTCGCATCCTAGTTTATAACCAAACACGTCCTGGCTTATTACGCTAGTCACACATCCTATTGATTATTTAACACAGTTATTTATAAACATATCCTAGTTTGATACTCTAGTTACACATCCTAGTTTATAACCAAAGACGTCCTAGCTTATTACGCTAGTCACACAGCCTATTGATTACTTAACGCAGATCTTTTATAAACATATCCTGGTTTAACACTCCAGTAACACATCCTATATTATTACCAAACACGTCCTAGCTTATTACTCAAGTCACACATCCTATTGATGACTTAACACAGTTATTTATAAACATATCCTGTTTGATACTCTAGTAACACATCATAGTTTATTATTCAACACATCCTTGTTTATTACTCTTGTAACACATCCTAGTTTACAACTCTAGTTACATATCCCAGTTTATTACTAAACATATCCTAGTTTCTTACTCTAGTTACGCTTCCTAGTTTATAACTAATGAGCACACTTAGAAGAGTGAATGGGGTATGGTTCTAATATGACCTTTATTAATCTTTCCAGGTACCTTGCAGAGTGGATGGTGTACGGCTACCCTACAGCTAACGTGTGGCCCCTGGACATTAAGAGGTTTGGCAATCTGCAGAGCAGTCGCACCTTCCTCAGACATCGGGTGATGGAGGTCATGCGTGAGTCtcgtcctcttcttcctctagAATACTCTGGGAGATTATATTAACTCTAAAATACTATGGTAGACTTTACTACTCTACAATACTCTGAAAGACTCTATAAGACTTTGGGAGACTATATTGGGGGGATTTTTAATACCGCAAGTGAACACTTGTTCACTAGCTTGTGTTTTTCTTGCTTGTTTATGTGTCTTGTCTGTACTACCGCTGCTGGAATTTTGAATTTCCCTGAAGGAGCATTCCcaagggatcaataaagtgtcttatcttatcttatcttgttCAGTTCACTTTGTGTGTGAAGGTAGTCCGACCCAACTATAGtctcaacctgtctgtctgtctgtctgtctgtctgtctgtctgtctgtctgtctgtctgtctgtctgtctgtctgtcagcccttCTGTATGAGCTGAAGGTTCCCCGCTGGGACTACCAGACGGGGCGCCAGCTGAGGACCAGTCCTCTGTACGACCGGCTGGACACCCAGGGGGCGCGCTGGATGGAGAAGCACGGCTTCGAGAGACCAAAGTACTTTGTCCCTGCCGGGAAAGGTAAAGCACCTCCTCCCAGCTCTATAGCACCAGCTGCATTGTTTGCCCCAGCACTGTAGGGTTAAGGCCTTAACAAcagtagggccccgccttgactaccaatttgtaaaataaatgtgtttaaatatatatattattatacaataacaaagtacaaaactctcgtagggaatgAAAACATACTACCATCAAGTACAAaacataaagataaataatgcatcggtaatactgttcaaaacaatagttgtgccataaagctttttgaatggaattgagaCGCCGGCATCAGGTGGTTGTTTATATTATTgcgaactgaaaccctcactgaagacccccccccaccccccacccctccttgaccaccttgactaagacatttttCTGGGGGGAACACTAACCTGCTCCTATCTCTATAACACCCCCTCCCACTGTAGCTCTGTACCTCCTCGTGTTGCTTTATAGAACCTGCTCCTATCTCTATAACACCCCCTCCCACTGTAGCTCTGTACCACCTCCTCGTGTTGCTTTATAGAACCTGCTCCTATCTCTATAACACCCCCTCCCACTGTAGCTCTGTACCACCTCCTCGTGTTGCTTTATAGAACCTGCTCCTAGCTCTGCATCACTTTCTCCGCAAACTTCTatgacagctcctcctcctgtagcTCTAGAGCAGATCCTTCTTTGCTCTCTATTAGTGATCGACCGAAATAACGGATAtttgcgttttttacgtgtgtcggtatcggctgattattattttatttatttgttattttatttttgccgTGATTTACTAAGGTGGCGCATTGCAttcacatcacaaaaaaaagtatcaggttatctcgtaattatgacataaagatctcataattatgagaaaatatctcataattacgagatctttatttcctaattacgagataattatcgcataattacgagatctttgtcataattacgagataattatctagTAAACTCAAACTGTAGCTCAACAGCAGCAACGCGACGCTTTATCTCTATAGCATATCCACCTCGATGAAACCAGGAAGCCTGACCTGTGTccgtttctgcatgtgtgtgtttgtgtctatgtgtgtagaTCTGCTGTCTCTGGACCACAGTAAGACCTTCTATAAACCCGACTGGTTTGACCtggtggggtcagaggtcaagtgCTGTAAGGAGGCAGTCTGTGTCATCGACATGTCCTCCTTCACCAAGTTTGAGCTGACGGTGAGAACGCTGTAACTCCTCCTTCACCACATCCTCCTATAATCTTGACCTCCCCCACTACCCTCTACCTCCTTAACAACCTCCTGCTCTTTGATTTAAACCTCCTCCTTTACCACCTTCTCCTCtaccctcttccttctcctccacccgatacctcctcctctcacctcccctgagagagagagagagagatgaattagtgtctatgtgtgtgtgtagtccacAGGGGACCAGGCCCTGGACTACCTCCAGTTCCTGTGTGCCAACGACGTGGATGTCCCCGTGGGTCACATGGTCCACACTGGCATGCTGAACGAGAGGGGAGGCTACGAGAACGACTGCAGCGTGGTGCGCCTCAGCAAAAACAGGTAGGACCTGTTATAGTACTTAGAAAAGTACTCATTATCCCCTACCTCATTAATATAATGAGGATAATTATATCACGCAAGTaaacaaatataattaaataacgATATATAAGTACTGTGTTCACAAGTCAGTATAAGTGGTACGGAAATATCTTCTATCTGGTATAAAAGTACTCATTATCCCCTGCCTCATTAATGAAATGAAGATAATGACTACTAACTactaacacacaaataaatagaaatatctTAATGAAGATATATCAGTACTTCTACTCATACATCTTGTCTTTATTCTAGAATCGTAGAATCAACTGACTGCTTGTCTTCCTCAGCTTCTTCGTCATCTCCCCGAGTGACCAGCAGGTCCACTGCTGGTCCTGGATGAAGAAACACATGCCCAACGACCCACAGCTCCACCTAGAGGACGTGTCCTGGAAGTACACCGGTCAGTCCAGATCACtgccaaatcgttttttttttgttttgttttaaacttgATAATATCTTAAATGATCTTCGACATAGCCTTTTTGAAGACAACATAGCCATGGTGTGCCATTTTATCATGATCACGGAAATATGGCTAAGACGTAATGTAGAGAAAGCAGGAGTTAAATTCTTGTCTCTGCCATCCAGTTGGTGAACATTCCACTCTGCTCAGGTCCCGTTCTTTGCGTGCCTGTTAGTATACTCTTTAACTTCTCAATGAAGGGACACCggtggtgaggtgtgtgtggttatctGTAGCTCTATCTGGGCGGTGGTTGTTATTGATTGTGTCGACAaagacagggtgtgtgtggatgggtgaaGCTCTTTCCGACCAGCGGTTAAGCTGTATGTTCAAGTCCAAGGGGGGGTTATTGTTCCCTTTGTGTAGTATGTGGCACATTTCGTACACAACATTGGTCATTATACTGCTCATACACAACAACTGTACTTAtaaagtatcacaaagttgccGTGGGTCGTAAACATTGTGATGACACACCCCCTCCTTCATAGAGCTCCCAgccaaaaacatgttttttatttatctcATTGTGTTTGAATTCCGGCTGAAACAGGGGATTCACAAACACTTTAATGAGAACATGTTGCGACTATGGTAGGATATAAGTAAAATACACGCCCTTGGATGGCATTGTTCTCTCGgaccattttattttttctttaaaggAGCTGCCCGAGTTTCTGTGAGAAATACTGCTTTAGCTTGGTGGCTGGCATATGTACGAAACAATCATATCAAGAAATCAAGAACACAACAAGAACAAAATATATTAACAcataattgactcatatttaacaaatatttaaCATTTCATCACACAGATTAGTTCCTGAAGTAATGATTCGCTGAACTTTGAACTCTGATCTCTTATTCCCATTTCCTTATCAATTGGAGGATTGTTTTATTAAGGTGGTGCACTTTACATGTCTATATTGTgcaataattattatttgttgATTCTTTCAATCATTTTGACGTTTATCAGTAATTTCACTGTTATTTGTTAGTAACCCATTATATTGCATGGGCTGCACTCACTTCATGCTCTGTCCTTCAGCTCTCAATCTGATTGGTCCCCGGGCCACAGACATCCTGGCTGAGCTGTCCTACGTTTCCATGACGCCTGATCACTTTCCCTCCATGTTCTGCAAGGTATAGATGACCATAGATAACCATAGACCTCCTACGTGTTTTGAAAGGTATAGATTACCATAGACTACCATTGACATCCAAACCTATGTTATAATATATAAGGCTAATAGTAGCCCATGTTTTCTGTCAAATTGAATGCAGATGACGTGAATTGACGTCATATTGTAAAAAGGTAATTTGTTGGTAGAGGTGGTGTGGGTTTCTTTAAAAGATTGCTAACTCTTGCTGCATTATGAATTAATCTTATTATTTTGAGAATAATATTATCGtataataatcattattacTATATTAACCATCATTAttaattcatattattattattttataatattcAAGTATTATCATTGTTACTATAGTAATCATTATTAACCACCATAAACATAATGTATGTAATGGatattaattgtgtgtgtgtgtaggaaatGAGCGTGGGCTACGCCAACGGGATCAGAGTGATGAGTATGACGCACACCGGGGAACCAGGCTTCATGCTCTACATCCCCATTgaggtaaataaatatatatactttacatatatattcacacacacagacaccgtcTGGAGCTTCATCCCTCGGCCTCTCTCCCCCAGTATGCGCTCCATGTCTACAACGAGGTCATGTCCGTGGGCCAGAAGTACGGCGTGCGTAACGCCGGCTACTACGCCCTGAGGAGCCTCCGCATCGAGAAGTTCTTCGCCTTCTGGGGTCAGGACCTGGACTCCTTCACCACGCCCCTGGAGTGCGGCCGCGAGTTCAGAGTCAAGCTCGACTCGGTGAGACTCCTTACTTACGGCCCGGTCACCACCGTCATATCATAGTCACCGTGGTTACTCTCTGTTCCACACTATCCTACAATAGCCACCACGATGACTGCCTGGTCACCACCATCTTATTATTGTTTCCATGGTTAAGGCCTCACTACCATCACATTAAAGTCACCAAAGCTATCGCCAGGAAACCACCATCATATTATTTTTAACGTGGTTTGGGCCTGGGCCACACAATCATATTATAGTCACCATGGTTACGGCCTGGTCGCCACCGTCATGTCATAGTCCCCACCATCATTTAATAGTCACCATGGTTACTCTCTGATCCACACTCTCCTATTATAGTCACCCTGATTACTGCCTGTTCACCCCCCTCTTATCATAGTCACCACCATTATGTCATAATCACCAAGGCTATCGCAAGGAAACCGCCATCATATTATTGTCACCATGGTTACGTCCTGTGCCACACCATCATAATATAGTTCCAACGGTTACTGTCTGGTCACAAAGGTTTACAGCCTGGTCCACACCCTCATATTAtagtcaccatggtaaccgtgAAGTCTACACCAGCATATTAtagtcaccatggtaaccgggTAGTCCACACCCTCGTATTAtagtcaccatggtaaccgggTAGTCCACACCCTCGTATTAtagtcaccatggtaaccgtgTAGTCCACACCATCATATTCtagtcaccatggtaaccgtgTAGTCCACACCATCATACACCCGTCCCCCTGGTTACCAGTGTCCCGTCTCAACCCCCCTCCAGGACATGGACTTCGTGGGGCGCGAGGCGCTGCTGCGGCAGCGGCAGGAGGGCGTGGCGCGACGCTTCGTGAtgctggtgctggaggagcACGACACGGAGCTGGACCTGTGGCCCTGGTGGGGGGAGCCCATCCTCCGGAACAAGGAGATGGTGGGCGCCACCACCTCCAGCGCCTACAGCTACACCCTGGAGCGCCACGTGTGCCTGGGCTTTGTGGAGACCCCCGGGGGCCTGGCCGCAGACTTTGTGACCCGCGGGGACTACGAGGTGGACATCGCCGGGCAGCTGTACGCCGCCAAGGCCAAGCTCTACCCCTTCAGCTCCCTGCTCAGCCAGCAGCGCCGCCGCAAGGACCAGCTGGACCTGGGCACCTTGACCACCGAGTAACCCACGGCAGGAAGGGACCTCACAGCTCCCACCGAGCCCACTCCTCCCCTGTCCCTGGctactatccccccccccctaacccccaccccccgatGTGCAATATGAAGCAGACTCATTTCACACTCCAAAACCGTCACTACACCcccatcgccatcatcatctccGCCATCGCACACCTAAACCAGTCTGCAACTGGTTCATCTGGGGGCTGCTCGGTATAATCACAGTCtgctactggttatactgggagctgCCTATAATGATCAGACATTACCTAAATGTGCCTTGCTCAATGGGGTATTAGAGTTTGACTCTCCTCCACTgtattgtatattttatatattgacAAACCTGTCCCTTCTTTCTCGCtatttgtcctctctctctgataccccgttttctgtcctctctctctgataccCCGTTTTCTGTCCGCTCTCTCTAATACCccactctgtcctctctctctgataccCCACCATCTTTCCTCTCCGATACCCCATTATCTGTCCTTCCTCTGATACCCCGTTATCTGTCTTTTCTCTCTGATACCCCGTTATCTGCCCCGTCTCTCAAATACCccactctgtcctctctctctgataccCCACCATCTGGATTATCTGTGCATGTTTTTCAGAAAAGTGTTATGTTTGCTGTACCCAAAATGAAATACAGGTGAGACCCTGTGATCTTAAAGACGTATGTAATATAAAAGTATCTTCAAGCACTTGCCAGACTAGTTTCTTGCTAACACCAGACTAGCTCCTAATTTAAACACCAGATTAGCTCCTAGTTTCAACACCAACCCAGACCAGATCCTAGTGAACACCAGACTAGCTCCTTGTTTAAACACCGAACCCAGACTAGCTCCTAGTAAACACCGAACCCAACTAGCTCCTAGTGAAAACCAACCCAGACTAGCTCCCAGTGAACGCCTGCTGGTACCTCAGGTGGTTCACATGGATTAAATTAAGGTTTAATCTTTCATCAAGGAACTGGCAGCTaaacagtatcaacagtgagAGCATAAGGAATTGACCTATGACGGGTGATTTAATATGCCTTGGATATCaagacaaagaaacaaagaagtGTGTACTTCCACAAATAACTCCACTCCAGCAAAGTCatgaaaaacattttaatttatttgcaaATTATAAACACAACCCGCCCCCTCCAGTACAACATGGTTAAGTCCATTCAGATCCTCCTTGCTTTGCGTGGGCGACATCCATTGTGGGGGACAGGGGTGTTGTCTGTGATGGAGACCACTTCGATACCGCCCATACTCAGACCTTTAATAGCAGACTGGAGAGAAAGGGGGCACTGTTAGATCAAAGTGAGAAACATGGACAGACATATAGATTACCTATCTGGGAATTTCAAGAATATAATACGAATAAGTGAAGAGTACATTGTATATATAGAGGGCTGACAATCTAAAGAACATGAAGTTGTGGAGGACGTGATGACTGAAAAGGCggtggaaggaggaggtggagaaggaggggggactGATTACTATGAGTAGAAGGTGGTGTAGGAGGGTGTAGAGACTCACCAAGCGTCCCGGCCCAAGACCCTTCACCATGACACGTACGTAGGTCACGCCCTTAGCCACGGCTTTCTGGTGGGAGGACAGGCACAACGTTAGCTTCCTAGTTACAAGTTAGCTCCTAGCTTTAACAGGGGCGCTCGGCATTatctattttcctttcataaaGGATGTTCCAGTGTACCCTATGCTAAAGGAGATTAAAAAGGAAGCATTGAAGCATAATTTAAGGAATTCTAACAGCTTTTATCATGGCTGCCACTTTGATACTTCCGGGTATTTTCATTCGGTTAGCAAGCTTCCAAAGCGAAAGATCATTTGACCACAGACCAAAACTAGGTTGGCTACAGTGGGTAAGCGCCTGTTTTAGCTAGTATCAGTATCATCATGGTTACTTAGGTGCCATCATGTTTAGAAAAAGCTcagggttattatgggatgtgtcgTCACCATGGCAGCCGAGTGTCCTGCAGTCTGAGCGGCGATGGGCGTCGACTTCTTGATGTTCTTGAAGCCTTCGGTTCCACATGACGTCCTGACCAATGACAGGCCAGCACTGTCCGTGACCTGGACGTGAGTACTGCCCGCGACAACAGAACCATTAATATTACAGATCCATTAATATTA
This genomic window contains:
- the pdpr gene encoding pyruvate dehydrogenase phosphatase regulatory subunit, mitochondrial, which codes for MRNCVWGCRGLSPAMLPRLLQLQGGAFHRVSSHRRAVSGDSQPPLPSQAKVVICGGGIVGTSVAYHLAKLGWNDILLLEQGRLGAGTTRMCAGIVSVAKAISIESQMADYSNSLYQQLEEETGVNTGYVKTGSLCLAQNQDRFLSLKRLASRLRVMGINCSIIKPKEISKLHSMVNIHDLVGALHLPGDAVVSPPDVNRALAVSAAGQGVQILERTTVQQVLVEKGHVTAVETDRGPISCEYFVNCAGQWGYELGQASEVKVSIPLHGCEHFYLLSKPLKQPLPSNTPVVMDMDGRIYVRPWQGGVLSGGFEKNPKPIFTEGRNQLEVQNMQEDWDHFEPMLSALLRRMPQLESEEIQQLVNCPESFTPDMRCLMGETPGVHGYFVLAGMNSSGLALAGGAGRYLAEWMVYGYPTANVWPLDIKRFGNLQSSRTFLRHRVMEVMPLLYELKVPRWDYQTGRQLRTSPLYDRLDTQGARWMEKHGFERPKYFVPAGKDLLSLDHSKTFYKPDWFDLVGSEVKCCKEAVCVIDMSSFTKFELTSTGDQALDYLQFLCANDVDVPVGHMVHTGMLNERGGYENDCSVVRLSKNSFFVISPSDQQVHCWSWMKKHMPNDPQLHLEDVSWKYTALNLIGPRATDILAELSYVSMTPDHFPSMFCKEMSVGYANGIRVMSMTHTGEPGFMLYIPIEYALHVYNEVMSVGQKYGVRNAGYYALRSLRIEKFFAFWGQDLDSFTTPLECGREFRVKLDSDMDFVGREALLRQRQEGVARRFVMLVLEEHDTELDLWPWWGEPILRNKEMVGATTSSAYSYTLERHVCLGFVETPGGLAADFVTRGDYEVDIAGQLYAAKAKLYPFSSLLSQQRRRKDQLDLGTLTTE
- the mrps11 gene encoding small ribosomal subunit protein uS11m produces the protein MFKLNCSLVGSIKKLCCSSRGAAGVQRAVGTSSAGQQEPTAAAGGAKEPAKDFSLYAPLPGQESSLRWAGHKFDQLPIAHIKATYNNTHVQVTDSAGLSLVRTSCGTEGFKNIKKSTPIAAQTAGHSAAMKAVAKGVTYVRVMVKGLGPGRLSAIKGLSMGGIEVVSITDNTPVPHNGCRPRKARRI